The following coding sequences are from one Methanonatronarchaeum thermophilum window:
- the cbpB gene encoding peptide-modifying radical SAM enzyme CbpB, whose product MWIEEDTYYDPETGFYWFREAPDISDIESELEQEIEDYRFEKNIEFVYFNVTEACNADCPYCYVPKEKRETGISMDEQEVKEIMDRLKQTNVKRILFHGVEPLIKKELIFNIMESYPEFDYGVQTNGLLLEKTDIDFLTDIGANIGLSLDAPDPKVNDFLRGDGHYENTINLLNELKGYEGLSVITTINKHNEHLLTEMVDLLSNYVETVLMNPVRGTSQGGRDLRPNNLTENFLNAVERAMEHTKNGNRTVIGDYANIILGIIAPASRVLQCDVSPCGGGRRFISITPTGVYPCTEFIGIEEFNKDLESALNHTSFKKITERKVENITECQDCEYRHLCGAPCPAEIYAAEGQINKESPYCEFYKSIIEHAFKTIKNNEEKHIIKLDKLKKTHEIKTPQTPQT is encoded by the coding sequence ATGTGGATTGAAGAAGATACTTATTATGACCCTGAAACAGGTTTCTATTGGTTTAGAGAGGCACCAGATATCAGTGACATAGAGAGCGAGCTAGAGCAAGAGATTGAGGATTATAGGTTTGAGAAAAACATCGAGTTTGTCTATTTTAATGTAACTGAAGCGTGCAATGCAGACTGTCCATATTGTTATGTCCCCAAAGAAAAAAGAGAAACCGGCATATCAATGGATGAACAAGAAGTCAAGGAGATTATGGATAGATTAAAACAAACAAATGTCAAGAGAATTTTGTTCCACGGTGTAGAACCGTTAATAAAAAAAGAATTAATTTTCAATATAATGGAAAGCTATCCAGAGTTTGACTACGGAGTTCAAACAAACGGTTTATTACTAGAAAAAACGGACATCGACTTCCTAACCGACATTGGTGCAAACATCGGTTTATCACTTGATGCACCCGACCCTAAAGTAAACGATTTCTTGAGAGGCGACGGACATTATGAAAACACAATCAACCTACTCAACGAACTAAAAGGATATGAAGGACTCAGCGTAATAACCACAATCAACAAACACAACGAACACCTACTAACAGAAATGGTCGATCTACTCTCAAACTACGTAGAAACAGTATTAATGAACCCTGTAAGAGGAACCAGTCAAGGAGGAAGAGACCTAAGACCCAACAACCTAACCGAAAACTTCCTAAACGCAGTAGAAAGAGCAATGGAACACACCAAAAACGGAAACAGAACAGTAATCGGTGACTACGCAAACATCATATTAGGAATAATAGCACCAGCAAGCCGTGTACTACAATGCGATGTCTCACCCTGCGGAGGAGGCCGACGATTCATATCAATCACCCCAACCGGAGTCTACCCATGCACAGAATTCATAGGCATAGAAGAATTCAACAAAGACCTAGAATCCGCATTAAACCACACATCATTCAAAAAAATAACAGAAAGAAAAGTAGAAAACATCACAGAATGCCAAGACTGCGAATACAGACACCTATGTGGAGCACCATGCCCCGCAGAAATATACGCAGCCGAAGGACAAATAAACAAAGAAAGCCCATACTGCGAATTCTACAAATCAATAATAGAACACGCATTCAAAACAATCAAAAACAACGAAGAAAAACACATAATAAAACTCGACAAACTAAAGAAAACACACGAAATCAAAACACCACAAAC
- a CDS encoding MgtC/SapB family protein translates to MFDQLFEAVPPTIVKLVAATLLGLFLGLEREWSEKPAGIRTFALISLVGSVFGILGFESVIAMGVLLIVALAVLVGYRSVREKELTGLFLTTSVSMLVAYGVGVLVGLGFYLEGVTIAFLTALLLVLKRELHEFALNLTREELRSATEFAIISFVIYPLLPSEPFGPWNAIDARLVWLLVIAISGIGFLNYILVREYEERGFWATGFFGGLVNSTAVVVSITNRVGEFRGSDRTALSTILLANSAMSFRNLVIAVLFVPAIIIDVLVPLGLICLVGIFLAYYTNPFNGGVGPAGLKSPFNIKNALLFGGFFLFVLLFSAWANASLGETGFLITMALAGLVSSGSATTTAVAMFGTGQIVGPMAALGIIVGTIASIVVKIVFAAINAREITVSVLFWNLTLISIGLLGVALLTII, encoded by the coding sequence ATGTTTGATCAGTTGTTTGAGGCGGTTCCCCCTACGATTGTTAAGTTGGTTGCTGCTACGTTGTTAGGTTTGTTTTTAGGTTTGGAGCGTGAGTGGTCTGAGAAGCCTGCTGGTATTCGTACTTTTGCTTTGATTTCTTTGGTTGGGAGTGTTTTTGGTATTTTGGGTTTTGAGTCGGTTATTGCGATGGGGGTTTTGTTGATTGTTGCGTTGGCGGTTTTGGTTGGGTATAGGAGTGTTCGGGAGAAAGAGTTGACGGGTTTGTTTTTAACGACCAGTGTTTCTATGTTGGTTGCGTATGGTGTTGGTGTTCTTGTTGGTTTGGGTTTTTATCTTGAGGGAGTTACTATTGCTTTTTTAACTGCTTTGTTGTTGGTTCTTAAGAGGGAGTTGCATGAGTTTGCTTTAAATTTAACTAGAGAGGAATTGAGAAGTGCGACTGAGTTTGCGATTATATCTTTTGTTATTTATCCATTGCTTCCTTCTGAACCTTTTGGCCCTTGGAATGCTATTGATGCTCGGTTGGTTTGGCTGTTGGTTATCGCTATCAGTGGTATTGGTTTTTTAAATTATATATTGGTGCGTGAGTATGAAGAACGTGGTTTTTGGGCTACGGGTTTTTTCGGTGGTCTTGTAAATTCTACTGCTGTGGTTGTATCGATAACTAACCGGGTGGGTGAGTTTAGAGGTAGTGATAGAACGGCATTAAGCACTATTTTATTGGCGAACAGTGCAATGTCCTTTCGGAATCTGGTGATTGCAGTACTGTTTGTACCAGCTATCATAATTGATGTGTTGGTTCCATTAGGTTTGATCTGTTTGGTCGGTATATTTCTTGCTTATTATACAAATCCATTTAACGGTGGGGTGGGTCCAGCTGGATTGAAATCTCCATTTAACATAAAAAATGCCTTGTTGTTTGGAGGTTTTTTCCTATTTGTATTGTTGTTTTCAGCATGGGCAAACGCTAGTTTAGGTGAGACTGGTTTCCTAATCACCATGGCTTTAGCTGGGTTGGTCAGCAGTGGTTCTGCGACAACAACGGCAGTTGCAATGTTTGGAACCGGTCAGATTGTGGGGCCGATGGCCGCTTTAGGCATTATAGTTGGAACTATAGCCAGCATAGTTGTGAAAATAGTGTTTGCTGCAATCAACGCTAGAGAAATAACAGTCTCCGTTTTGTTTTGGAACTTAACATTAATTTCTATCGGCCTTTTAGGTGTAGCCCTCTTAACAATAATCTAA
- a CDS encoding dihydrolipoyl dehydrogenase has product MKKYDVVVVGGGSGSHIVDVALQHDYSVCFIEKDRLGGTCLNYGCIPTKLLTYPADIVSMKEKAEKLKIEVNIEKIDFKYIMERMRKKVKENSSTTIKNLTEIENLDFHNKKARFIDNYKLKVDGQIIKGDKIFLATGARANKPPIKGIDEVKTYTNETILNIEEKPSSIIIIGGGYISIEYAHFFNSMGTDVTILQRNKDLIPNMDHDIKKILKQTYNKKLNLHTNTTAREIKKINGEKKVTATKNDEEKEFTAELVLVATGRKSNADLLNLQHTDIETDQKNYIKVNKKMETTQPNVWAIGDATGKHMFKHTANREANIASENAFHQTEIEMNYTANPKAIYSNPQIASVGLTEKQAKQQHDILIGEARYNEVAKGQAMEEKTGYVKTIVKKESKEILGHHIIGPHAPTLIQEIITVMAAGGNPQTIFNAMHIHPALPEINLEPFTKLKPP; this is encoded by the coding sequence ATGAAGAAATATGATGTGGTTGTTGTTGGCGGTGGTTCTGGGAGCCATATAGTTGATGTAGCATTACAACATGACTACTCTGTCTGTTTTATAGAGAAAGACCGTCTTGGTGGTACATGCCTTAACTATGGCTGTATACCTACTAAACTACTAACTTATCCAGCCGACATTGTTTCAATGAAAGAAAAGGCTGAAAAACTGAAAATCGAAGTAAATATCGAAAAAATCGATTTCAAATACATAATGGAGCGGATGCGTAAAAAAGTTAAAGAAAACTCATCCACGACCATAAAAAATCTAACAGAGATAGAAAACCTTGACTTCCATAATAAAAAAGCCCGGTTTATAGATAACTACAAACTAAAGGTGGATGGCCAAATAATAAAAGGCGATAAAATATTTCTAGCCACCGGAGCCCGAGCAAACAAACCACCGATAAAAGGAATTGACGAAGTAAAAACCTATACAAACGAAACAATCCTCAATATAGAAGAAAAACCAAGTTCAATCATAATAATCGGTGGAGGATATATATCCATAGAGTATGCACATTTCTTCAACTCAATGGGAACCGATGTAACAATACTGCAGAGAAACAAAGACCTAATACCAAACATGGACCACGACATCAAAAAAATACTAAAACAAACATACAACAAAAAACTCAACCTACATACAAACACAACAGCCAGAGAAATCAAAAAAATAAATGGAGAAAAAAAGGTAACTGCAACCAAAAACGACGAAGAAAAAGAGTTCACCGCCGAACTTGTTTTAGTCGCCACAGGCCGGAAATCAAACGCCGACCTACTCAACCTCCAACACACAGATATAGAAACCGATCAAAAAAACTACATAAAAGTCAACAAAAAAATGGAGACAACCCAACCCAACGTATGGGCAATAGGCGACGCAACAGGAAAACACATGTTCAAACACACAGCCAACCGAGAAGCCAACATAGCAAGTGAAAACGCCTTCCACCAAACAGAAATAGAAATGAATTACACAGCCAACCCAAAAGCAATATACTCAAACCCACAGATAGCTTCAGTCGGCCTAACAGAAAAACAAGCAAAACAACAACACGACATACTAATCGGAGAAGCAAGATACAACGAAGTAGCCAAAGGCCAAGCAATGGAAGAAAAAACAGGATACGTAAAAACAATAGTAAAAAAAGAATCAAAAGAAATACTCGGACACCACATAATCGGACCACACGCACCCACCCTAATACAAGAAATAATAACAGTAATGGCCGCAGGAGGAAACCCACAAACCATATTCAACGCAATGCACATACACCCAGCCCTACCAGAAATAAACCTAGAACCATTCACAAAACTAAAACCACCCTAA
- a CDS encoding DUF1464 family protein, with amino-acid sequence MKVVGIDPGTKSMDVCGLENGEVYYEKTVDTMEVAENPEKLINTIKETGEPDLIAAPSGYGVEPTKLNEIPQKRLEEWYYNYILLTEKVFIERARKNGVFGAELYHAMTESIKQMKKLKSEIIFIPGVINLETVPKHKKLNKIDMGTADKLAVTTLGIHTTTQKNQIDYKDVDCLVLEMGFGYNSIIKVRGGKVVDGLGGTTMPGPGFLTASTLDLEVVQLGKTWDKQDVFQGGAQTIAGVETPKELMEKLDKPEAKLGFDAMIDGIVKGVKSLKNKDELVLLSGRLKNHPEITDELQDKLKNIDLREMDGLPGAEKTKKTAQGYAVVADGYHGGKYKKLINHIEIKKANGTSIDYLHHPKVKNIKKSFTKFKKQ; translated from the coding sequence ATGAAGGTAGTTGGCATAGACCCAGGAACTAAAAGCATGGATGTATGTGGCCTTGAAAACGGAGAGGTCTACTACGAAAAAACAGTGGACACAATGGAGGTTGCAGAAAATCCAGAAAAACTCATTAACACAATCAAAGAAACCGGAGAGCCAGACCTGATTGCAGCTCCCTCCGGATACGGCGTAGAACCAACCAAACTCAACGAAATCCCACAAAAAAGGTTAGAGGAATGGTACTACAACTACATACTACTAACAGAGAAAGTATTCATCGAAAGAGCCCGTAAAAACGGTGTTTTCGGAGCCGAACTATACCACGCAATGACAGAATCAATAAAACAAATGAAAAAACTAAAATCCGAAATCATATTCATACCAGGCGTAATAAATTTAGAGACAGTTCCAAAACACAAAAAACTGAATAAAATCGACATGGGCACCGCCGACAAACTAGCCGTAACAACACTCGGAATCCACACCACAACACAAAAAAACCAAATAGATTATAAAGATGTTGATTGTCTTGTTTTGGAGATGGGTTTTGGCTACAACTCCATAATCAAGGTACGGGGTGGCAAGGTTGTTGATGGCCTAGGTGGCACAACAATGCCAGGACCCGGATTCCTAACCGCCTCCACCCTGGACCTAGAGGTGGTGCAGCTCGGTAAAACCTGGGACAAACAAGACGTATTCCAAGGAGGAGCCCAAACAATAGCAGGGGTAGAGACACCCAAAGAACTCATGGAAAAACTGGATAAACCAGAGGCTAAACTGGGTTTCGACGCAATGATAGACGGAATCGTAAAAGGAGTAAAATCCCTAAAAAACAAAGATGAACTGGTTTTGTTGTCCGGCCGACTCAAAAACCACCCCGAAATAACAGATGAACTCCAAGACAAACTCAAAAACATCGATTTAAGGGAGATGGATGGACTGCCTGGAGCCGAAAAAACGAAGAAGACGGCGCAGGGATACGCAGTTGTTGCAGACGGATATCATGGTGGAAAATACAAAAAACTAATAAACCACATAGAAATCAAAAAAGCAAACGGAACAAGCATAGACTACCTACACCACCCAAAAGTAAAAAACATCAAAAAAAGCTTCACAAAATTCAAAAAACAATGA
- a CDS encoding ATP-binding protein: MVKRDVIEIDREICDGCGECIPACPEGAIQVIDGKAMLVNEAFCDGLGACIGDCPKNAIEITEKDVEPYNEEEVVEKMVQQGPNVLKTHLQHLSDHGQQELLETAVNHLKELGIEPPIEFEANEIEKTSHSCPGAQIQTDDKKTVGDEEYRLNQWPIQLTLVPVKAPYFQTEELVFIADCVTPTYPDIHQIIRGRPLVMGCPKLDERDSYINKLTKILEQNPIEKITNIHMEVPCCYGTKQIIEKAIEKIDREIQTKEIIITVDGEIEQNTTDNRPKKRGY; encoded by the coding sequence TTGGTTAAAAGAGATGTTATTGAAATAGATCGGGAGATTTGTGATGGGTGTGGAGAATGTATACCAGCTTGTCCAGAAGGTGCGATTCAAGTAATTGATGGTAAGGCAATGCTTGTTAATGAGGCTTTCTGTGATGGGTTGGGTGCTTGTATAGGTGATTGTCCTAAAAACGCAATTGAGATAACGGAGAAGGATGTGGAGCCATATAATGAGGAGGAAGTTGTTGAAAAGATGGTTCAACAAGGCCCAAACGTTCTAAAAACCCATCTACAACACCTATCCGACCATGGACAACAGGAGTTGTTGGAGACTGCAGTAAACCACCTAAAGGAGTTGGGGATCGAACCACCTATTGAATTTGAAGCTAACGAAATAGAGAAAACTTCTCATTCATGTCCTGGAGCTCAGATACAGACTGATGATAAAAAAACGGTTGGAGATGAAGAGTATCGGTTAAACCAATGGCCGATTCAACTAACACTTGTTCCGGTTAAGGCACCTTATTTCCAGACTGAAGAACTGGTCTTCATCGCCGACTGCGTTACACCAACCTACCCCGATATACATCAGATTATCAGAGGACGTCCATTGGTGATGGGTTGTCCGAAACTTGATGAACGAGACAGCTATATAAATAAACTAACCAAGATTTTGGAACAAAATCCAATTGAAAAAATAACCAATATACACATGGAAGTTCCCTGTTGTTACGGAACAAAACAGATAATAGAAAAAGCTATAGAGAAAATAGATAGGGAAATCCAAACCAAAGAAATAATTATAACGGTTGATGGAGAGATAGAACAAAATACAACTGATAACCGACCTAAAAAAAGAGGTTATTAA
- a CDS encoding PAS domain-containing sensor histidine kinase — MSRINHLNRVRLENLFQKSSIGLIELTNEGRILRANQKTNEILQTEKDGLSCNDLIEQIDLNYDEKHGIEKIKVNDKNIWIEYHLNPLNDLNGFHRYILSLNDITDKKKAEKRRNLVEELLEHDIKNKLMVMDGYIHLLKETNPSEKQTKHINKIEKTEDELKYLINNITLLKKADQIKKTKIDLTKTTEKTIEKLQHKLKQKNIKLETDLHNELQVNGNEILTEVIKNIIENAIQHSDCSKIRITTKKTNDKTILNIEDDGAGVPPKLQEKIFQQGYTSDREHGLGHGLYLSKKIIENIDGEIEYKDSELGGSNFQLKLKQKTNL, encoded by the coding sequence TTGAGCCGAATTAACCACCTAAACAGGGTTCGTTTAGAAAATCTGTTCCAAAAATCATCAATCGGTTTGATAGAACTTACCAACGAAGGCAGAATACTAAGAGCCAACCAAAAAACAAATGAAATCCTCCAAACAGAGAAAGATGGTCTATCCTGCAATGATTTAATAGAACAGATCGATCTAAACTACGATGAAAAACATGGTATCGAAAAAATCAAAGTAAACGACAAAAATATCTGGATAGAGTACCACTTAAACCCTCTCAACGATTTAAATGGATTTCATAGATATATATTAAGTTTAAACGACATTACCGATAAGAAAAAAGCAGAAAAACGGAGAAATTTGGTTGAAGAATTGTTAGAGCATGATATCAAAAACAAACTGATGGTGATGGATGGATACATACACCTCCTAAAAGAGACAAACCCATCCGAAAAACAAACAAAACACATAAATAAGATCGAGAAAACAGAAGACGAACTAAAATACCTCATCAACAATATAACACTACTGAAGAAAGCCGACCAAATAAAAAAAACAAAAATCGACCTAACCAAAACAACCGAAAAAACAATCGAAAAACTCCAACACAAACTAAAACAAAAAAACATAAAACTAGAAACAGATTTACACAACGAATTACAAGTAAATGGAAATGAAATACTAACAGAAGTAATTAAAAACATTATAGAAAACGCCATACAACACTCAGACTGCAGCAAAATACGTATAACAACCAAAAAAACAAACGATAAAACAATACTAAATATAGAAGACGATGGAGCCGGCGTACCCCCTAAACTACAAGAAAAAATATTCCAACAAGGATACACCTCCGACAGAGAACATGGCCTCGGCCACGGACTATACCTCTCCAAAAAAATCATAGAAAACATAGATGGAGAAATAGAATACAAAGACTCAGAACTAGGAGGCTCAAACTTCCAACTAAAACTAAAACAAAAAACAAACCTCTAA
- a CDS encoding DNA alkylation repair protein yields the protein MPKNNTIKTKRKTTTKINKQIKELERKPEPKKSYKILKTAINNPENLTNHIPKIIKLTKTTPWIVKHDLTTALTYITQQHPTQMTPHLPKLIETLEQDTTTRNNTLHILNIISKKQPQKINEYLPKIQNHTTDNETKLHTTQILAEITENHQIKPKHIKNLSLQNKNQQITKNTTTILKNTSKHNPETIQKYTNELINQLNHKDDEIRINTTQTLKNIAKHNPQKITPYTNQITKKLEDPRWRARANTTSTLKYIAKHNPQKITPYTNQITKMLNEESWVIQADAAETLKYIAKHNPQQLTKHIQKITPQLENQSISVRKEITKTIKHITNESPETTKPYTPQIKKLINDNYNEIQLDAARILKKLGHTKPIQKLDKIDKKRL from the coding sequence ATGCCAAAAAACAATACAATAAAAACAAAAAGAAAAACCACAACAAAAATAAACAAACAAATAAAGGAGTTAGAGCGCAAGCCAGAGCCAAAAAAATCCTACAAAATACTAAAAACCGCTATAAACAACCCAGAAAACCTAACCAACCACATACCCAAAATAATCAAACTAACCAAAACAACACCATGGATAGTTAAACACGACCTAACAACCGCACTAACCTACATCACACAACAACACCCAACCCAGATGACACCACACCTACCAAAACTAATAGAAACACTAGAACAAGACACAACAACCAGAAACAACACACTACACATACTCAACATCATATCAAAAAAACAACCCCAAAAAATCAATGAATACCTACCAAAAATCCAAAACCACACAACAGACAACGAAACAAAACTACACACAACACAAATACTCGCAGAAATAACAGAAAACCACCAAATAAAACCAAAACACATAAAAAACCTATCACTACAAAACAAAAACCAACAGATAACAAAAAACACAACAACCATACTAAAAAACACCTCCAAACACAACCCAGAAACCATACAAAAATACACAAACGAACTAATAAACCAACTCAACCACAAAGACGATGAAATAAGAATCAACACCACACAAACACTCAAAAACATAGCAAAACACAACCCCCAAAAAATCACACCCTACACAAACCAAATAACAAAAAAACTCGAAGACCCCCGATGGAGAGCAAGAGCAAACACAACCTCAACACTAAAATACATAGCAAAACACAACCCCCAAAAAATCACACCCTACACAAACCAAATAACAAAAATGCTAAACGAAGAATCATGGGTAATACAAGCAGACGCAGCAGAAACACTAAAATACATAGCAAAACACAACCCCCAACAACTAACAAAACACATACAAAAAATCACACCACAACTAGAAAACCAATCGATAAGCGTACGCAAAGAAATAACCAAAACAATAAAACACATAACAAACGAATCACCAGAAACCACAAAACCATACACCCCCCAAATAAAAAAACTAATCAACGACAACTACAACGAAATCCAGCTCGACGCAGCAAGAATACTCAAAAAACTAGGACACACAAAACCAATACAAAAACTCGACAAAATAGACAAAAAAAGACTCTAA
- a CDS encoding thiamine-phosphate synthase family protein: MDTKTERELLGGLLQATHLIEKTPTFSKLIPEVRTNIVYCQPNETDPKKVAAINGRITTINGKPKASGKPKIGCSDHMARALIEIKKHRPEIQAGINLRYNKQTTKAIKKTTNTKIGKIDRQKEPTPHKKGEKKSMPWKIKYLHQKYGEIPDIFYETPGLGKEPLYVYIGKDPYTLTKKTIKISKNITKHTHKT, from the coding sequence ATGGATACTAAAACAGAAAGAGAACTACTAGGAGGACTACTACAAGCAACACACCTAATAGAAAAAACACCAACATTCAGCAAACTAATACCAGAAGTAAGAACAAACATCGTATACTGCCAACCAAACGAAACAGACCCAAAAAAAGTAGCAGCAATCAACGGAAGAATAACAACCATCAACGGAAAACCAAAAGCCTCAGGCAAACCAAAAATAGGATGCTCCGACCACATGGCCCGAGCACTAATAGAAATAAAAAAACACCGACCCGAAATACAAGCCGGAATCAACCTAAGATACAACAAACAAACAACAAAAGCAATCAAAAAAACAACCAACACCAAAATAGGTAAAATAGATCGACAGAAAGAACCAACACCACACAAAAAAGGCGAAAAAAAATCAATGCCATGGAAAATCAAATACCTACACCAAAAATACGGAGAAATACCAGACATCTTCTACGAAACACCAGGCCTAGGAAAAGAACCACTATACGTATACATAGGAAAAGACCCATATACACTAACCAAAAAAACAATAAAAATATCAAAAAACATAACAAAACACACCCACAAAACATAA
- a CDS encoding AIR synthase family protein, translating to MNGLPPVGKVDRELFEKTIYNKLGAKNKKVLIGPEHGVDASAIKINKNKAMVISEDPTFSMPSIQNQFGWAVVHICASDVAVLGVDPELMTICLLLPPETEDSQFQQIWNQIHTECKKHNITIVGGHTGVYPGIPAPLNGGGTVIGYGNPKDLTPPSNAQTGDKIIMTKGPAIEATGILAHKSEKQLKTKYNTKLIEKAKKRYHDMTVLKDAAIARKHSNAMHDATEGGIINGIHEITQASKKGCKIHKNKIPIPPEIKAVCNHHNINPLTSISEGTLLLTCPPKNTNKIQKNLKKNNIQSWIIGEITPQKNGTKIINKNGQEKQLKPVKTDPFWKTFFKKQPEK from the coding sequence GCGCAAAAAACAAAAAAGTATTGATAGGGCCAGAACACGGCGTAGACGCCTCAGCAATAAAAATAAACAAAAACAAAGCAATGGTCATCTCAGAAGACCCAACATTCTCAATGCCATCAATACAAAACCAGTTCGGATGGGCAGTAGTCCACATATGCGCAAGCGACGTCGCCGTACTAGGAGTCGACCCAGAACTAATGACCATATGCCTACTACTACCCCCAGAAACAGAAGACAGTCAGTTCCAGCAAATCTGGAACCAAATACACACCGAATGCAAAAAACACAACATAACAATCGTCGGAGGACACACCGGAGTCTACCCAGGAATACCAGCACCACTAAACGGCGGAGGAACCGTAATCGGATATGGCAACCCAAAAGACCTAACCCCACCAAGCAACGCCCAAACCGGAGACAAAATAATAATGACAAAAGGACCAGCAATCGAAGCAACAGGAATACTAGCACACAAATCCGAAAAACAACTAAAAACCAAATACAACACCAAACTAATCGAAAAAGCCAAAAAAAGATACCACGACATGACAGTACTAAAAGACGCAGCCATAGCCCGAAAACACTCAAACGCAATGCACGACGCAACCGAAGGCGGAATAATAAACGGAATACACGAAATAACACAAGCATCAAAAAAAGGATGCAAAATACACAAAAACAAAATACCAATACCCCCCGAAATAAAAGCCGTATGCAACCACCACAACATAAACCCACTAACCTCCATAAGCGAAGGAACATTACTACTCACATGCCCACCAAAAAACACAAACAAAATACAAAAAAACCTCAAGAAAAACAACATACAATCATGGATAATCGGAGAAATAACACCACAAAAAAATGGAACAAAAATAATCAACAAAAACGGACAAGAAAAACAACTAAAACCAGTTAAAACCGACCCATTCTGGAAAACATTCTTCAAAAAACAGCCAGAAAAGTGA